The proteins below are encoded in one region of Ricinus communis isolate WT05 ecotype wild-type chromosome 6, ASM1957865v1, whole genome shotgun sequence:
- the LOC8258404 gene encoding telomere repeat-binding protein 3, protein MVVKKRQEYGFNTFHVPFVPRAPRSARRRALHKKKVEVCAFELLASLAGKLLQESESSSASSFASGTNDQPAIGDVVFRQDQGADKLPKTECIDQGSCEESVFPDFTSANSDQKCLLKESPHTESDSIVERSSVITISGSSEKASNDAKSVISNSKTSCNNFPCKVEGGSPVSGGDCCVENGFSRQRDVQSLETGGLIMDNKPCSKDSMELCMKIPALANIDNNVKMPSCRNPVPNASILKLRNNIKLGIRDDDEKFSRCTKSGTKPRAFRHPSRIGDRRIRKLLTSKYWKVAPKLKDCELSNGDGGMKPLYRKRKICYSRGAYQHDFFYKRRKLSDHSLVVTSDGGFSSESVCNSPEKGVHMNKNGLAAMFHGENGMSSSTIGHQASFNSVDSHVKFSIKSFRIPELFIEVPETTTVGSLKRTVMETMTAILGGGLRVGVVFHGKKVRDDNRTLLQTGITSKENLDSLGFTLEPSPGQALLAVCTEDPPVPLSCDISQLVSRSPAAPVLDSDNSDALPDPPPLTNSRDNIDNNHELASSYTDKLTDQTLSDSRALVAVPPVSVDALAMVPINQKTKRSELVQRRTRRPFSVSEVEALVQAVEELGTGRWRDVKLRSFENADHRTYVDLKDKWKTLVHTAKIAPQQRRGEPVPQELLDRVLAAHAYWSQHQAKQHSKNQATVLKITEEGIMM, encoded by the exons ATGGTGGTGAAGAAGAGGCAAGAATATGGTTTCAATACTTTCCATGTCCCTTTCGTTCCTAGGGCTCCTAGATCAGCCAGG CGGAGGGCTCTGCATAAAAAGAAAGTTGAAGTATGTGCATTTGAATTACTTGCTTCTTTAGCAGGCAAATTATTGCAGGAGAGTGAAAGTTCTTCTGCTTCTAGCTTTGCATCTGGAACAAATGATCAGCCTGCAATTGGTGATGTTGTTTTCAGACAGGACCAAGGTGCTGATAAACTGCCAAAAACTGAGTGCATTGATCAGGGAAGCTGTGAAGAAAGCGTTTTTCCTGACTTCACATCAGCTAACAGCGATCAAAAGTGTCTTCTGAAGGAGTCCCCACATACTGAGAGTGATTCCATTGTGGAGCGCTCTTCAGTAATCACAATTTCTGGTTCTTCAGAGAAAGCTAGTAATGATGCTAAGTCTGTGATTAGCAACAGCAAGACTTCATGTAATAATTTCCCTTGTAAAGTAGAGGGAGGCTCTCCTGTTTCTGGGGGGGATTGTTGTGTAGAAAATGGATTCAGCAGACAGCGAGATGTTCAAAGTCTGGAGACTGGAGGTTTGATTATGGATAACAAGCCCTGTTCAAAGGATTCTATGGAATTGTGTATGAAAATTCCTGCATTGGCCAATATAGATAATAATGTCAAAATGCCATCATGCAGGAATCCTGTTCCTAATGCTTCTATTTTAAAGCTTAggaataatattaaattaggtATTAGAGATGATGATGAAAAATTTTCTAGGTGTACTAAATCTGGCACCAAGCCAAGGGCATTTAGGCATCCGTCCCGAATTGGAGACCGGAGAATAAGGAAATTATTGACATCTAAGTATTGGAAAGTTGCTCCAAAATTGAAAGATTGTGAACTTTCTAACGGTG ATGGGGGTATGAAGCCTCTTTACCGCAAGAGGAAAATATGTTACAGTCGCGGAGCATATCAACATGACTTCTTTTATAAGAGGCGGAAACTTTCTGACCATAGCTTAGTTGTAACTTCTGATGGAGGGTTCAGTAGTGAGAGTGTTTGCAACTCACCTGAAAAAGGAGTGCATATGAACAAGAATGGCTTAGCTGCAATGTTTCATGGAG AAAATGGGATGTCATCTTCAACTATTGGTCATCAAGCTTCTTTCAATTCCGTGGATTCTCATG TGAAGTTTAGCATCAAGTCCTTCAGGATACCAGAGCTTTTTATTGAGGTCCCTGAAACCACGACTGTTGGTTCTCTGAAG AGAACTGTCATGGAGACTATGACAGCTATACTTGGAGGCGGTTTACGTGTTGGAGTGGTTTTTCATGGGAAGAAGGTTAGGGATGACAATAGAACTTTGTTACAGACTGGTATAACTTCAAAAGAGAATCTTGATTCGTTGGGTTTCACATTGGAACCTAGTCCCGGGCAAGCTCTTTTAGCTGTGTGCACCGAGGATCCTCCAGTTCCATTATCATGTGATATTTCTCAACTTGTGTCAAG GTCCCCAGCTGCTCCTGTTTTAGATTCAGATAATTCAGATGCCTTACCTGACCCTCCTCCATTGACTAATTCAAGGGATAACATTGATAATAATCATGAACTAGCTTCCTCCTATACTGACAAGTTAACTGACCAAACATTGTCAGATTCTAGAGCTCTGGTTGCAGTTCCACCAGTGAGTGTTGATGCACTTGCTATGGTTCCCATTAACCAGAAAACTAAACGATCTGAACTTGTACAGCGTCGAACCAGGAGGCCATTCTCCGTTTCAGAAGTAGAAGCACTAGTGCAGGCAGTTGAGGAACTTGGAACTGGAAg GTGGCGGGATGTGAAGTTGCGTTCCTTTGAGAATGCAGACCATCGAACTTATGTGGATTTGAAG GATAAATGGAAGACATTAGTTCACACGGCCAAGATTGCCCCACAGCAAAGAAGGGGCGAGCCGGTGCCGCAAGAGCTCTTGGACAGGGTTCTGGCTGCTCATGCATACTGGTCTCAACATCAAGCTAAGCAACATAGCAAGAATCAGGCTACTGTTTTAAAGATCACAGAGGAAGGTATTATGATgtaa